Proteins from one Euwallacea similis isolate ESF13 chromosome 13, ESF131.1, whole genome shotgun sequence genomic window:
- the LOC136413302 gene encoding uridine phosphorylase 1 isoform X4, with amino-acid sequence MSASDEERDEYPDGTVKLRNPHIELMDQDILYHIALGSESHDLVEMFGDVKFVCMGGTPKRMENFAQYIMKEIGYKLPTGTTLMDISQYSYRYSMYKVGPVLSVSHGMGVPSIGILLHEMIKLMYHAKCRDPIFFRIGTCGGLGLEPGTVVISDQAVDGLGNHYYSVPILGKIVKRPAVFDKKLVRELKALASPDDPYETTVGTTMCAEDFYEGQGRTDGAFCDFTEADKFEYLENLMKKGVLNIEMEGLPFSALTHQAGIKAAIVCVTLLNRLKGDQVAAPKEVMNEYQQRPQTLVARYIKRYLQTKGRLTSFDGHGSIAVKSPRRFKLVQQESQTFE; translated from the exons ATGTCTGCATCGGACGAGGAACGAGATGA ATATCCAGATGGAACGGTCAAACTGCGCAATCCACACATCGAACTCATGGACCAGGATATCCTTTACCATATCGCCCTGGGTAGCGAATCGCACGATTTGGTGGAGATGTTCGGCGATGTCAAG TTTGTGTGTATGGGAGGCACCCCCAAGAGAATGGAAAACTTCGCTCAGTACATTATGAAAGAAATCGGCTACAAACTACCCACTGGAACCACCTTAATGGATATCAGTCAATACTCCTATCGTTATAGTATGTACAAAGTTGGACCAGTTTTATCAGTCAGT CATGGAATGGGAGTGCCTTCCATTGGAATCCTCCTGCACGAGATGATAAAGTTGATGTACCACGCGAAATGCCGGGACCCCATATTCTTTAGGATCGGCACCTGCGGAGGTTTGGGGCTAGAACCTGGAACTGTGGTTATCTCCGATCAAGCAGTGGACGGACTAGGAAATCATTACTATTCAGTG CCAATACTAGGAAAAATAGTGAAAAGGCCAGCAGTCTTCGACAAGAAATTAGTCAGAGAGCTGAAAGCTTTGGCAAGTCCTGATGATCCTTATGAAACTACCGTGGGAACCACAATGTGTGCTGAGGATTTTTATGAAG GGCAAGGACGGACTGACGGGGCCTTCTGTGATTTCACTGAAGCTGACAAATTTGAGTACCTGGagaatttgatgaaaaaaggAGTGTTGAACATTGAAATGGAAGGTTTGCCTTTTTCAGCCCTAACGCACCAGGCTGGTATTAAAGCTGCGATTGTTTGTGTGACCTTGTTGAATAGACTTAAAGGAGATCAg GTTGCTGCCCCCAAAGAAGTAATGAACGAATACCAACAGCGGCCTCAAACCTTGGTGGCCCGATACATAAAAAGGTACCTCCAAACTAAAGGCCGATTGACCTCCTTCGACGGGCACGGCTCCATAGCTGTGAAGAGCCCCAGGAGGTTCAAATTGGTGCAGCAGGAATCGCAGACCTTTGAGtaa
- the LOC136413302 gene encoding uridine phosphorylase 1 isoform X5: MTDLTIAKCVQSENGEHSPAEPDPAIRYPDGTVKLRNPHIELMDQDILYHIALGSESHDLVEMFGDVKFVCMGGTPKRMENFAQYIMKEIGYKLPTGTTLMDISQYSYRYSMYKVGPVLSVSHGMGVPSIGILLHEMIKLMYHAKCRDPIFFRIGTCGGLGLEPGTVVISDQAVDGLGNHYYSVPILGKIVKRPAVFDKKLVRELKALASPDDPYETTVGTTMCAEDFYEGQGRTDGAFCDFTEADKFEYLENLMKKGVLNIEMEGLPFSALTHQAGIKAAIVCVTLLNRLKGDQVAAPKEVMNEYQQRPQTLVARYIKSHLG; the protein is encoded by the exons ATGACCGACCTTACTATAGCCAAATGTGTTCAGAGTGAAAATGGTGAACACAGTCCAGCCGAGCCCGACCCTGCAATTAG ATATCCAGATGGAACGGTCAAACTGCGCAATCCACACATCGAACTCATGGACCAGGATATCCTTTACCATATCGCCCTGGGTAGCGAATCGCACGATTTGGTGGAGATGTTCGGCGATGTCAAG TTTGTGTGTATGGGAGGCACCCCCAAGAGAATGGAAAACTTCGCTCAGTACATTATGAAAGAAATCGGCTACAAACTACCCACTGGAACCACCTTAATGGATATCAGTCAATACTCCTATCGTTATAGTATGTACAAAGTTGGACCAGTTTTATCAGTCAGT CATGGAATGGGAGTGCCTTCCATTGGAATCCTCCTGCACGAGATGATAAAGTTGATGTACCACGCGAAATGCCGGGACCCCATATTCTTTAGGATCGGCACCTGCGGAGGTTTGGGGCTAGAACCTGGAACTGTGGTTATCTCCGATCAAGCAGTGGACGGACTAGGAAATCATTACTATTCAGTG CCAATACTAGGAAAAATAGTGAAAAGGCCAGCAGTCTTCGACAAGAAATTAGTCAGAGAGCTGAAAGCTTTGGCAAGTCCTGATGATCCTTATGAAACTACCGTGGGAACCACAATGTGTGCTGAGGATTTTTATGAAG GGCAAGGACGGACTGACGGGGCCTTCTGTGATTTCACTGAAGCTGACAAATTTGAGTACCTGGagaatttgatgaaaaaaggAGTGTTGAACATTGAAATGGAAGGTTTGCCTTTTTCAGCCCTAACGCACCAGGCTGGTATTAAAGCTGCGATTGTTTGTGTGACCTTGTTGAATAGACTTAAAGGAGATCAg GTTGCTGCCCCCAAAGAAGTAATGAACGAATACCAACAGCGGCCTCAAACCTTGGTGGCCCGATACATAAAAAG tcATCTAGGATAA
- the LOC136413302 gene encoding uridine phosphorylase 1 isoform X3, translating into MTDLTIAKCVQSENGEHSPAEPDPAIRYPDGTVKLRNPHIELMDQDILYHIALGSESHDLVEMFGDVKFVCMGGTPKRMENFAQYIMKEIGYKLPTGTTLMDISQYSYRYSMYKVGPVLSVSHGMGVPSIGILLHEMIKLMYHAKCRDPIFFRIGTCGGLGLEPGTVVISDQAVDGLGNHYYSVPILGKIVKRPAVFDKKLVRELKALASPDDPYETTVGTTMCAEDFYEGQGRTDGAFCDFTEADKFEYLENLMKKGVLNIEMEGLPFSALTHQAGIKAAIVCVTLLNRLKGDQVAAPKEVMNEYQQRPQTLVARYIKRYLQTKGRLTSFDGHGSIAVKSPRSHLG; encoded by the exons ATGACCGACCTTACTATAGCCAAATGTGTTCAGAGTGAAAATGGTGAACACAGTCCAGCCGAGCCCGACCCTGCAATTAG ATATCCAGATGGAACGGTCAAACTGCGCAATCCACACATCGAACTCATGGACCAGGATATCCTTTACCATATCGCCCTGGGTAGCGAATCGCACGATTTGGTGGAGATGTTCGGCGATGTCAAG TTTGTGTGTATGGGAGGCACCCCCAAGAGAATGGAAAACTTCGCTCAGTACATTATGAAAGAAATCGGCTACAAACTACCCACTGGAACCACCTTAATGGATATCAGTCAATACTCCTATCGTTATAGTATGTACAAAGTTGGACCAGTTTTATCAGTCAGT CATGGAATGGGAGTGCCTTCCATTGGAATCCTCCTGCACGAGATGATAAAGTTGATGTACCACGCGAAATGCCGGGACCCCATATTCTTTAGGATCGGCACCTGCGGAGGTTTGGGGCTAGAACCTGGAACTGTGGTTATCTCCGATCAAGCAGTGGACGGACTAGGAAATCATTACTATTCAGTG CCAATACTAGGAAAAATAGTGAAAAGGCCAGCAGTCTTCGACAAGAAATTAGTCAGAGAGCTGAAAGCTTTGGCAAGTCCTGATGATCCTTATGAAACTACCGTGGGAACCACAATGTGTGCTGAGGATTTTTATGAAG GGCAAGGACGGACTGACGGGGCCTTCTGTGATTTCACTGAAGCTGACAAATTTGAGTACCTGGagaatttgatgaaaaaaggAGTGTTGAACATTGAAATGGAAGGTTTGCCTTTTTCAGCCCTAACGCACCAGGCTGGTATTAAAGCTGCGATTGTTTGTGTGACCTTGTTGAATAGACTTAAAGGAGATCAg GTTGCTGCCCCCAAAGAAGTAATGAACGAATACCAACAGCGGCCTCAAACCTTGGTGGCCCGATACATAAAAAGGTACCTCCAAACTAAAGGCCGATTGACCTCCTTCGACGGGCACGGCTCCATAGCTGTGAAGAGCCCCAGGAG tcATCTAGGATAA
- the LOC136413302 gene encoding uridine phosphorylase 1 isoform X2: MTDLTIAKCVQSENGEHSPAEPDPAIRYPDGTVKLRNPHIELMDQDILYHIALGSESHDLVEMFGDVKFVCMGGTPKRMENFAQYIMKEIGYKLPTGTTLMDISQYSYRYSMYKVGPVLSVSHGMGVPSIGILLHEMIKLMYHAKCRDPIFFRIGTCGGLGLEPGTVVISDQAVDGLGNHYYSVPILGKIVKRPAVFDKKLVRELKALASPDDPYETTVGTTMCAEDFYEGQGRTDGAFCDFTEADKFEYLENLMKKGVLNIEMEGLPFSALTHQAGIKAAIVCVTLLNRLKGDQVAAPKEVMNEYQQRPQTLVARYIKRYLQTKGRLTSFDGHGSIAVKSPRRFKLSSRIT; encoded by the exons ATGACCGACCTTACTATAGCCAAATGTGTTCAGAGTGAAAATGGTGAACACAGTCCAGCCGAGCCCGACCCTGCAATTAG ATATCCAGATGGAACGGTCAAACTGCGCAATCCACACATCGAACTCATGGACCAGGATATCCTTTACCATATCGCCCTGGGTAGCGAATCGCACGATTTGGTGGAGATGTTCGGCGATGTCAAG TTTGTGTGTATGGGAGGCACCCCCAAGAGAATGGAAAACTTCGCTCAGTACATTATGAAAGAAATCGGCTACAAACTACCCACTGGAACCACCTTAATGGATATCAGTCAATACTCCTATCGTTATAGTATGTACAAAGTTGGACCAGTTTTATCAGTCAGT CATGGAATGGGAGTGCCTTCCATTGGAATCCTCCTGCACGAGATGATAAAGTTGATGTACCACGCGAAATGCCGGGACCCCATATTCTTTAGGATCGGCACCTGCGGAGGTTTGGGGCTAGAACCTGGAACTGTGGTTATCTCCGATCAAGCAGTGGACGGACTAGGAAATCATTACTATTCAGTG CCAATACTAGGAAAAATAGTGAAAAGGCCAGCAGTCTTCGACAAGAAATTAGTCAGAGAGCTGAAAGCTTTGGCAAGTCCTGATGATCCTTATGAAACTACCGTGGGAACCACAATGTGTGCTGAGGATTTTTATGAAG GGCAAGGACGGACTGACGGGGCCTTCTGTGATTTCACTGAAGCTGACAAATTTGAGTACCTGGagaatttgatgaaaaaaggAGTGTTGAACATTGAAATGGAAGGTTTGCCTTTTTCAGCCCTAACGCACCAGGCTGGTATTAAAGCTGCGATTGTTTGTGTGACCTTGTTGAATAGACTTAAAGGAGATCAg GTTGCTGCCCCCAAAGAAGTAATGAACGAATACCAACAGCGGCCTCAAACCTTGGTGGCCCGATACATAAAAAGGTACCTCCAAACTAAAGGCCGATTGACCTCCTTCGACGGGCACGGCTCCATAGCTGTGAAGAGCCCCAGGAGGTTCAAATTG tcATCTAGGATAACGTAA
- the LOC136413302 gene encoding uridine phosphorylase 1 isoform X1, which produces MTDLTIAKCVQSENGEHSPAEPDPAIRYPDGTVKLRNPHIELMDQDILYHIALGSESHDLVEMFGDVKFVCMGGTPKRMENFAQYIMKEIGYKLPTGTTLMDISQYSYRYSMYKVGPVLSVSHGMGVPSIGILLHEMIKLMYHAKCRDPIFFRIGTCGGLGLEPGTVVISDQAVDGLGNHYYSVPILGKIVKRPAVFDKKLVRELKALASPDDPYETTVGTTMCAEDFYEGQGRTDGAFCDFTEADKFEYLENLMKKGVLNIEMEGLPFSALTHQAGIKAAIVCVTLLNRLKGDQVAAPKEVMNEYQQRPQTLVARYIKRYLQTKGRLTSFDGHGSIAVKSPRRFKLVQQESQTFE; this is translated from the exons ATGACCGACCTTACTATAGCCAAATGTGTTCAGAGTGAAAATGGTGAACACAGTCCAGCCGAGCCCGACCCTGCAATTAG ATATCCAGATGGAACGGTCAAACTGCGCAATCCACACATCGAACTCATGGACCAGGATATCCTTTACCATATCGCCCTGGGTAGCGAATCGCACGATTTGGTGGAGATGTTCGGCGATGTCAAG TTTGTGTGTATGGGAGGCACCCCCAAGAGAATGGAAAACTTCGCTCAGTACATTATGAAAGAAATCGGCTACAAACTACCCACTGGAACCACCTTAATGGATATCAGTCAATACTCCTATCGTTATAGTATGTACAAAGTTGGACCAGTTTTATCAGTCAGT CATGGAATGGGAGTGCCTTCCATTGGAATCCTCCTGCACGAGATGATAAAGTTGATGTACCACGCGAAATGCCGGGACCCCATATTCTTTAGGATCGGCACCTGCGGAGGTTTGGGGCTAGAACCTGGAACTGTGGTTATCTCCGATCAAGCAGTGGACGGACTAGGAAATCATTACTATTCAGTG CCAATACTAGGAAAAATAGTGAAAAGGCCAGCAGTCTTCGACAAGAAATTAGTCAGAGAGCTGAAAGCTTTGGCAAGTCCTGATGATCCTTATGAAACTACCGTGGGAACCACAATGTGTGCTGAGGATTTTTATGAAG GGCAAGGACGGACTGACGGGGCCTTCTGTGATTTCACTGAAGCTGACAAATTTGAGTACCTGGagaatttgatgaaaaaaggAGTGTTGAACATTGAAATGGAAGGTTTGCCTTTTTCAGCCCTAACGCACCAGGCTGGTATTAAAGCTGCGATTGTTTGTGTGACCTTGTTGAATAGACTTAAAGGAGATCAg GTTGCTGCCCCCAAAGAAGTAATGAACGAATACCAACAGCGGCCTCAAACCTTGGTGGCCCGATACATAAAAAGGTACCTCCAAACTAAAGGCCGATTGACCTCCTTCGACGGGCACGGCTCCATAGCTGTGAAGAGCCCCAGGAGGTTCAAATTGGTGCAGCAGGAATCGCAGACCTTTGAGtaa
- the LOC136413302 gene encoding uridine phosphorylase 1 isoform X6, with product MDQDILYHIALGSESHDLVEMFGDVKFVCMGGTPKRMENFAQYIMKEIGYKLPTGTTLMDISQYSYRYSMYKVGPVLSVSHGMGVPSIGILLHEMIKLMYHAKCRDPIFFRIGTCGGLGLEPGTVVISDQAVDGLGNHYYSVPILGKIVKRPAVFDKKLVRELKALASPDDPYETTVGTTMCAEDFYEGQGRTDGAFCDFTEADKFEYLENLMKKGVLNIEMEGLPFSALTHQAGIKAAIVCVTLLNRLKGDQVAAPKEVMNEYQQRPQTLVARYIKRYLQTKGRLTSFDGHGSIAVKSPRRFKLVQQESQTFE from the exons ATGGACCAGGATATCCTTTACCATATCGCCCTGGGTAGCGAATCGCACGATTTGGTGGAGATGTTCGGCGATGTCAAG TTTGTGTGTATGGGAGGCACCCCCAAGAGAATGGAAAACTTCGCTCAGTACATTATGAAAGAAATCGGCTACAAACTACCCACTGGAACCACCTTAATGGATATCAGTCAATACTCCTATCGTTATAGTATGTACAAAGTTGGACCAGTTTTATCAGTCAGT CATGGAATGGGAGTGCCTTCCATTGGAATCCTCCTGCACGAGATGATAAAGTTGATGTACCACGCGAAATGCCGGGACCCCATATTCTTTAGGATCGGCACCTGCGGAGGTTTGGGGCTAGAACCTGGAACTGTGGTTATCTCCGATCAAGCAGTGGACGGACTAGGAAATCATTACTATTCAGTG CCAATACTAGGAAAAATAGTGAAAAGGCCAGCAGTCTTCGACAAGAAATTAGTCAGAGAGCTGAAAGCTTTGGCAAGTCCTGATGATCCTTATGAAACTACCGTGGGAACCACAATGTGTGCTGAGGATTTTTATGAAG GGCAAGGACGGACTGACGGGGCCTTCTGTGATTTCACTGAAGCTGACAAATTTGAGTACCTGGagaatttgatgaaaaaaggAGTGTTGAACATTGAAATGGAAGGTTTGCCTTTTTCAGCCCTAACGCACCAGGCTGGTATTAAAGCTGCGATTGTTTGTGTGACCTTGTTGAATAGACTTAAAGGAGATCAg GTTGCTGCCCCCAAAGAAGTAATGAACGAATACCAACAGCGGCCTCAAACCTTGGTGGCCCGATACATAAAAAGGTACCTCCAAACTAAAGGCCGATTGACCTCCTTCGACGGGCACGGCTCCATAGCTGTGAAGAGCCCCAGGAGGTTCAAATTGGTGCAGCAGGAATCGCAGACCTTTGAGtaa